In Eupeodes corollae chromosome 3, idEupCoro1.1, whole genome shotgun sequence, a single genomic region encodes these proteins:
- the LOC129949530 gene encoding trifunctional purine biosynthetic protein adenosine-3 yields MLGNQKVLVIGNGGREHAICWKLSKSAKVEKVYVLPGSDGIQQVNKCENVKNVDIKDFKAIVSWCKTKNIDLVIVGPEDPLANGLGDALQINNIRCFGPGKSGARIESDKKWAKDFMIRHSIPTARFESFTEAEKAKEFINSASYNALVVKASGLAAGKGVVVAKNKEEACGAVDEILGQKKFGKAGEVIVIEELLTGEEISVLAFVDSKNVSVMLPAQDHKRLKENDEGPNTGGMGAYCPCPLISNNDIEIVKKEVLQKAVDSIRSEGIQYCGVLYAGIMLTQNGPMVLEFNCRFGDPETQVILPLLKTDLYEVMSACCENKLNELNLEWESDLKAVGVVMASAGYPETSTKGCIIEGIPENTAQKIVFHSGVALNAANQLITNGGRVLIAVALGNDLKIAAQEATSICQGIKFSGKGSQFRTDIAQKALKLQSLSYRESGVDIDAGDDLVQRIKPLCRGTHRLGVIGGLGGFGGLFSLNKLPYKNPVLCEATNGVGSKIKVALENQMYESIGCDLLAMCVNDVLESGAEPVAFLDYIACGKLQVPVAAQIVKGIAEGCRVSNCALLGGETAEMPSVYEVGKYDIAGYCLAILEDGSELPRYDRYAPGDLVIGLQSSGLHCAGFDKIYNALQNKGLSFSEKSSFGDQSKTLGQQLACPTRIYVSDVLPLLNTGSVKAIAHINSSLEEGLAKLSKDNFNLELDFKKFNIPEVYGWLTSKLEICENTLLKNFNCGLGMVLVVSKECTEWQKISCASLIGKISATNSASLIKILNFGLALNNASKSKNNKENLIEVSKCVCTDIEADKSKRLQKENPQKAESFTTQGGKRLTRVPKTFKDPILIMGTDGCGTKIKIAQETKLNSTVGIDLVAMCVNDILCNGAEPLTFSSYFACGDLNRTLFNDIMTGIVSGSQKANSSIIDIHSVEVPLLYEPNAYDLAGFSLGIAENDLILPRTNELCEGDSIIGLPSSGVHSNGFSLVHAVMKVAGVNFFDIAPFSGKTYGEEFLAPTEIYVNAIAPLLSKGIIKALAHITGGGFIENIPRILTKDLGVRICAKSFVIPPVFAWIAAKGRVTSYEMLRTYNCGIGMILVVDPKYEADFLQLLRFTHRATKIGMVVKKSANTPQVVVENFDDCLLSTQRLLGLPRKRVAVLISGSGSNLQALIDASRNSAMGLLSDIVLVISNKEGVYGLERAAKSSIPTVVLSHRKFKDREQFDLEMSKELEKQKVDIICCAGFMRILSEGFVKKWKGKLINIHPSLLPKHTGLHVQQKAIDAGDLESGCTVHFIDEGVDTGPIIVQERVPILPEDTAETLTQRILKAEHYAFPQALRLVATGTVGLDKNGHLIRRT; encoded by the exons ATGTTGGGAAATCAAAAGGTGTTAGTGATCGGCAATGGAGGCCGAGAGCATGCAATTTGCTGGAAATTATCCAAAAGTGCAAAAGTAGAAAAAGTTTATGTGTTGCCCGGTAGTGATGGAATACAACAAGTGAATAAGTGCGAAAATGTTAAGAATGTTGATATAAAGGATTTTAAG GCAATTGTCAGTTGGTGCAAGACTAAAAACATTGACTTGGTCATAGTTGGACCAGAAGATCCACTCGCAAATGGGTTGGGTGATGCATTGCAAATCAATAACATTCGATGCTTTGGTCCAGGAAAGAGTGGAGCTAGAATAGAGTCTGATAAAAAATGGGCAAAGGATTTTATGATTCGGCATAGTATTCCAACAGCGCGTTTTGAGTCATTTACCGAAGCTGAAAAAGCAAAGGAATTTATCAATAG CGCCTCTTACAATGCTCTTGTTGTAAAGGCAAGTGGATTGGCAGCTGGAAAAGGTGTTGTTGTagctaaaaataaagaagaagctTGTGGTGCCGTTGACGAAatcttaggccaaaagaaattTGGTAAAGCTGGGGAAGTCATTGTTATCGAAGAACTTTTAACGGGCGAAGAAATTTCTGTTCTCGCATTTGTCGACTCCAAAAATGTGTCCGTTATGCTTCCGGCTCAAGATCATAAGCGCCTTAAAGAAAACGACGAAGGACCGAACACCGGTGGCATGGGTGCATACTGTCCATGTCCGCTCATATCAAATAACGatattgaaattgtaaaaaaggAAGTGTTACAAAAAGCCGTTGACAGCATTCGTTCTGAAGGAATTCAATACTGCGGTGTGCTATACGCTGGCATTATGTTAACTCAAAATGGTCCTATGGTGTTGGAATTCAACTGCCGCTTTGGTGATCCTGAAACGCAAGTCATACTACCACTTCTGAAAACTGATCTTTACGAAGTTATGAGTGCGTGTTGTGAGAATAAACTGAACGAATTGAATCTCGAATGGGAGAGTGATCTCAAAGCGGTTGGTGTTGTTATGGCCAGCGCTGGATACCCTGAAACTTCAACAAAGGGATGCATAATTGAAG GAATTCCTGAAAATACtgctcaaaaaattgtatttcacaGTGGTGTTGCTTTAAATGCGGCAAACCAACTAATCACAAACGGTGGTAGAGTGTTGATCGCAGTAGCCCTAGGCAACGATCTTAAAATAGCAGCACAAGAAGCTACTTCTATATGTCAAGGAATTAAATTTTCTGGCAAAGGATCACAATTCCGTACCGATATTGCACAGAAGGCCCTCAAATT GCAATCTCTATCGTATAGAGAAAGTGGCGTTGATATTGATGCTGGGGATGATTTAGTCCAAAGAATTAAACCACTATGCCGTGGTACCCATCGGCTCGGTGTCATTGGGGGTTTAGGAGGTTTTGGTGGACTTTTTAGTCTTAACAAG CTACCCTACAAAAACCCTGTTCTATGCGAAGCCACTAACGGTGTCGGTTCTAAAATAAAAGTTGCCTTAGAAAACCAAATGTATGAGAGCATAGGTTGTGATTTACTGGCAATGTGTGTCAATGATGTTTTAGAAAGTGGAGCTGAACCAGTAGCTTTCCTGGATTATATAGCTTGTGGAAAACTTCAAGTGCCAGTGGCCGCACAAATTGTGAAAGGCATAGCCGAAGGATGTCGAGTTTCCAATTGCGCTCTTCTGG GAGGTGAAACAGCAGAAATGCCTTCAGTTTACGAAGTGGGAAAATACGATATTGCTGGTTATTGCTTAGCCATTCTTGAAGACGGGTCGGAACTTCCAAGGTATGATAGATACGCTCCTGGAGATTTGGTTATAGGACTGCAATCAAGTGGTCTCCACTGTGCAGGCTTTGATAAAATCTATAATGCGCTACAAAATAAAGGACTGAGTTTTAGTGAAAAATCAAGCTTTGGAGATCAAAGTAAAACATTAG GTCAACAACTAGCATGTCCAACACGCATCTATGTGAGTGATGTACTTCCATTACTTAATACAGGCTCAGTAAAGGCCATTGCTCACATTAACTCAAGCTTGGAAGAGGGTCTTGCAAAACTTTCCAAAGACAACTTTAATTTAgaacttgattttaaaaaatttaacattccTGAAGTATATGGATGGCTTACATCAAAGCTTGAAATATGTGAAAATACTCTATTGAAAAACTTCAACTGTGGCCTTGGAATGGTTTTGGTTGTATCCAAGGAATGCACTGAATGGCAGAAAATCTCATGCGCCAGTTTGATTGGCAAAATCAGTGCCACAAATTCTGccagtttaattaaaatcttaaattttggaTTGGCTCTGAATAATGCATCGAAATCaaagaataataaagaaaacttaataGAAGTTTCCAAATGCGTGTGCACAGACATTGAAGCCGATAAGAGCAAGAgattgcaaaaagaaaatccaCAAAAAGCTGAATCGTTTACAACACAGGGCGGGAAACGACTTACACGAGTTCCCAAGACTTTTAAAGACCCAATATTGATAATGGGCACAGATGGCTGtggaactaaaattaaaatagccCAAGAAACAAAACTCAATTCAACAGTTGGTATTGATTTAGTGGCCATGTGTGTGAATGATATTCTTTGCAATGGAGCTGAGCCGTTGACTTTTTCCTCATACTTTGCATGCGGAGATTTAAACCGAACGCTTTTTAATGACATAATGACAGGCATAGTGAGTGGATCACAAAAAGCCAATAGCAGTATAATTG ACATACACTCCGTTGAAGTTCCTCTTCTATACGAACCCAATGCATATGATCTTGCTGGATTCTCACTTGGAATTGCTGAAAATGATTTAATCCTTCCAAGAACCAATGAACTATGCGAAGGAGATTCTATTATTGGTTTACCCTCTAGTGGGGTTCATAGCAATGGTTTCAGTTTGGTTCATGCAGTCATGAAAGTAGCTGGagtaaacttttttgacatcgcgCCATTTAGTGGAAAGACTTATG gTGAAGAATTTTTAGCTCCAACGGAAATTTACGTAAACGCAATAGCTCCACTTCTCTCAAAGGGCATAATTAAAGCCTTGGCACATATAACAGGTGGCGGTTTCATCGAAAACATTCCTAGAATACTTACCAAAGACCTTGGTGTTCGTATCTGTGCGAAATCATTTGTGATACCACCCGTTTTTGCATGGATAGCAGCAAAGGGCCGCGTAACAAGTTACGAGATGTTGCGCACTTACAATTGTGGAATTGGAATGATTCTAGTTGTCGATCCAAAATACGAAGCAGATTTTTTGCAACTTCTACGTTTCACTCACCGAGCAACAAAAATCGGAATGGTAGTCAAAAAATCTGCCAATACTCCTCAAGTGgtggttgaaaattttgatgattGCCTACTTAGCACACAACGACTTTTAGGACTTCCACGCAAAAGAGTTGCCGTCCTTATCTCAGGTTCTGGATCAAACTTACAAGCGCTTATCGACGCAAGTAGAAATTCTGCTATGGGCTTGCTAAGCGATATAGTGTTGGTTATTTCGAACAAAGAAGGCGTCTATGGACTAGAACGAGCAGCTAAATCAAGTATTCCTACCGTAGTTTTGTCTCATAGGAAATTTAAAGACAGAGAACAGTTTGATTTGGAAATGTCGAAAgagttagaaaaacaaaaagtggaTATAATTTGTTGTGCTGGATTCATGCGAATTTTATCAGaaggttttgttaagaaatGGAAGGGCAAACTAATAAACATACACCCATCACTTTTGCCAAAACATACAGGCTTGCATGTTCAACAGAAAGCAATTGATGCCGGTGACTTGGAATCTGGATGCACGGTTCACTTTATCGATGAG ggCGTCGATACAGGACCAATAATTGTCCAAGAAAGGGTTCCAATACTACCTGAGGATACAGCAGAAACATTGACACAGAGAATTCTTAAAGCCGAACACTATGCTTTCCCACAAGCTTTGAGGCTTGTAGCAACAGGTACTGTTGGATTAGACAAAAATGGACATTTAATAAGAAGAACGTag
- the LOC129949781 gene encoding mediator of RNA polymerase II transcription subunit 1, with product MDVYIRKVLRVSVAQICQTIGYNSFQSIPLELLVDSLQKFLQEFARDLHRHVELFNRTEANLDDVALSLQSLNISVGDLLEYINHVQPVSCNIEIPHLPAAKSSNLNFLKPGSKEVLTRPVHIYEHLPPILRDTDEEDDKSNIALDSPNSAGQANLSLGSITNEPTDEVDRKPPGQQITDLNDSKTMGEANNSNHLPIDISSKSTVPSSATREISSVMMTSGGFISPAIEGKTPECVIPDIVEKYFGLDAPPSATPPIPPVSSQSASNPESAVSSSKPNSSQSPSNQNNDQNSPSKPSKNNQNADKKKKIKKKALSSMPPNSIGMPPGAITDKAQRKRFKMLQKSMAKNGSGSNIGNLKSKNHNMSHGSQDKHLKKQYKLKQKQIRQQSIQKQTEAALSAVPNVFRGPLDRTPMLSPETEKIKMKKELPRVPVVPPLPEDLPAPAEPEPPSSVFGSPPFSHSKANHQPPTSGSQDMKVTPPLPPMPQNVVAGIPPSLLHNDEIKLSNEPDRSKLNIFKKISSSGRKERGEGPIQHPDIKPVTGPSGSTTIFGDSQVISLPSGTTITPAPPSGSGRHVYAPPPLSTQQSSDFNSVISVDDGSGIPEGSAVLMQRGDLMIQKPKKRGRKPGSKNQPKILGLNTKKPKKMKKSFFGHHSSSNLIEPLNLSHNSIDNIANIPLGIASTFPIDGGVSMKMKKERKKSKMAKDSGFMHNHSKQSTGPSNRNMAPTKEEFGTINQKLMMMNTVLQPAPPLPASGSMSLPVDVDSAMRAKKERKKQKLMKDQQKQAMQHGNMQYNSHQPGQQPSGVGRSPSPFTPQNFPNSIPNMEGMPMFPFYPFPARPGLIPSHNLFSQLPNMHNNGLFMPPLMGFPPLNQSIRSFFKDEKTSAAPLPMAPEGSYSKVAPLVPDTMKLELSPGAGSSKPKPINSPRSGGQASHNNTEPMSLLSPGHVGVIRKKSDEHTASLNANVLKNNETIEVSSDDSVQDEMRSQHQTSASFSNRPAAPLTGIPSGLYRQSRNAQPPPSNNNDVNMVEDVDRSSSTERRNKEHKKVKKINKQGKKQSLPVGGALAEIKNTTRLEPSSGVEPMDVSSESGKKNDDSANSSGNTPMDYELSPEKRKDHKKMKKLLKETKIKKKKDKKDKNKNKEKNLEKVVKTEKTEKEKRKEEKKDKDKLKKLKKDKKKCKEDKERIEGDATVSSGGIVKYTSSGGDGAGSSNEVSSVIPKITLKLGQSGHSPTSLKAGSKSSIMGGGGFNLTEREQSPELARISPLVTRPPKQHKSGTEDMGSSNAANTVSGAGTGPFHHAPSLSASLNILNDSVIDIDSNSGGPSTFMLPASATILGGLGLPQASTKSPANNSAMGSSFHSAAGASSNPQHATSSNKHTLAASLISEANRPTSYVDTSTKDAEGNRVWICPACGKVDDGSPMIGCDGCDAWYHWVCVGILVAPEDNEDWYCRVCIAKKKGVHGGDKKRKRNKKKNAEF from the exons ATGGATGTCTACATCCGTAAAGTGCTCCGCGTATCAGTGGCACAAATTTGCCAAACAATAGGATATAATTCTTTTCAGTCCATTCCATTGGAATTGCTTGTAGATAGTTTACAGAAATTTCTTCAAGAATTCGCAAGAGACCTTCATCGACATGTTGAATTATTCAATCGCACCGAAGCTAATTTGGATGATGTTGCGCTTTCATTGCAAAGCCTCAATATCAGTGTGGGTGATCTGCTGGAGTACATAAACCATGTCCAACCAGTGAGTTGTAACATTGAAATTCCCCACCTACCGGCTGCAAAGTCCTCCAACTTAAATTTCCTAAAACCAGGCAGCAAAGAAGTACTCACAAGACCTGTTCATATCTATGAGCATCTGCCGCCAATTCTTCGAGATACCGATGAAGAAGATGACAAATCGAATATTGCTTTGGACTCACCAAATTCAGCTGGACAAGCGAATTTAAGTCTTGGTTCTATAACCAATGAACCGACGGATGAAGTGGACAGGAAACCACCAGGACAACAAATAACCGATTTGAATGATTCAAAAACAATGGGTGAGGCAAACAACTCCAACCATCTACCAATAGACATATCGTCCAAATCCACTGTACCGAGTAGTGCAACACGGGAGATTAGTAGTGTGATGATGACTTCAGGTGGGTTTATTTCGCCTGCAATAGAGGGAAAGACTCCAGAATGCGTTATTCCCGATATTGTGGAAAAGTATTTTGGTCTAGATGCTCCTCCCTCTGCAACTCCACCAATTCCGCCTGTGAGTTCTCAGTCCGCAAGTAATCCCGAATCAGCTGTGTCCTCTTCGAAACCAAACTCCTCCCAATCACCTTCGAACCAAAACAATGACCAGAATTCACCCTCAAAAccatcaaaaaataatcaaaatgccgataagaagaaaaagataaagaaGAAGGCTTTAAGCAGTATGCCACCAAACAGCATAGGGATGCCTCCCGGCGCTATCACTGACAAGGCCCAACGCAAACGATtcaaaatgcttcaaaaatcaATGGCTAAAAATGGCTCTGGAAGCAACATTGGAAATTTGAAGAGCAAGAATCACAACATGAGTCATGGGTCGCAGGATAAACATCTGAAGAAGCAGTATAAGCTCAAGCAAAAGCAAATTCGTCAACAATCGATCCAGAAACAAACAGAAGCTGCATTAAGTGCAGTTCCTAATGTCTTTCGTGGTCCTTTGGACAGAACTCCAATGCTCTCTCCAGAAACTGAGAAAATCAAGATGAAGAAGGAATTGCCAAGAGTTCCAGTAGTTCCTCCCTTGCCAGAAGATCTTCCTGCACCTGCAGAACCAGAGCCTCCAAGTTCTGTCTTTGGTTCGCCACCTTTCTCTCATTCCAAGGCAAATCATCAACCGCCAACATCAGGCAGTCAAGACATGAAGGTTACTCCACCACTTCCACCGATGCCTCAGAACGTAGTGGCAGGTATACCACCTTCCCTACTGCACAACGATGAGATTAAGCTAAGTAATGAACCAGATCGCAgtaaattgaatatatttaaaaagatttctTCGTCTGGAAGGAAGGAGCGTGGAGAAGGCCCAATTCAACATCCGGATATAAAGCCAGTTACCGGTCCTTCTGGAAGCACAACAATTTTCGGTGACTCTCAAGTAATAAGTCTGCCATCGGGAACAACAATAACTCCAGCGCCACCCTCCGGCTCCGGCCGACATGTATACGCTCCACCTCCATTATCAACACAACAATCGAGTGACTTCAATTCGGTGATTTCAGTGGACGATGGCAGTGGAATCCCAGAGGGCAGTGCTGTTCTCATGCAACGAGGTGATCTTATGATTCAAAAGCCCAAAAAACGTGGTCGTAAGCCGGGTAGcaaaaatcaaccaaaaattCTCGGTCTAAACACGAAGAAGCCCAAAAAGATGAAGAAATCCTTTTTTGGACACCATTCCTCATCGAATCTTATAGAACCCTTGAATCTTTCTcacaattcaattgacaacatAGCAAATATCCCATTGGGAATAGCAAGTACCTTCCCCATTGATGGTGGAGTGagcatgaaaatgaaaaaagagcGCAAAAAGTCAAAGATGGCTAAAGATTCTGGCTTCATGCATAACCATAGCAAACAATCGACGGGGCCTAGTAACAGAAACATGGCTCCAACAAAAGAGGAATTCGGAACAATTAATCAAAAACTAATGATGATGAATACGGTCCTGCAGCCAGCCCCACCGTTGCCGGCGAGTGGTAGCATGTCGTTGCCTG TCGATGTAGATTCTGCAATGCGAGCGAAGAAGGAGCGGAAGAAGCAAAAACTTATGAAAGATCAGCAAAAGCAGGCTATGCAGCATGGAAACATGCAGTATAATAGCCATCAGCCTGGCCAACAACCCAGTGGAGTTGGGCGTAGTCCTTCTCCATTCACCCCTCAGAATTTCCCCAATTCCATACCAAACATGGAGGGTATGCCGATGTTCCCATTCTATCCATTCCCAGCCCGTCCCGGTTTGATTCCATCACACAATTTGTTCTCTCAACTACCGAATATGCATAACAATGGCTTGTTTATGCCCCCCTTGATGGGATTCCCTCCCCTTAACCAGTCTATTCGCTCATTTTTCAAAGACGAGAAAACAAGTGCCGCCCCATTACCAATGGCTCCAGAAGGATCATACAGTAAGGTTGCACCCCTGGTGCCAGATACTATGAAGTTAGAGCTTTCGCCAGGTGCAGGATCATCAAAGCCCAAGCCAATAAATTCCCCTAGAAGCGGCGGGCAGGCCTCGCATAATAACACAGAACCAATGTCTCTGTTGTCACCAGGGCATGTTGGTGTCATTCGAAAAAAATCTGACGAACACACTGCGTCCTTGAATGCAAATGTACTCAAAAATAACGAAACAATTGAAGTTTCATCCGACGATTCGGTTCAGGACGAGATGAGAAGTCAACATCAGACCTCGGCCTCGTTTTCGAACCGTCCGGCGGCGCCCTTAACTGGAATTCCTTCAGGTCTCTATCGCCAATCGAGAAACGCTCAGCCACCACCGTCCAATAACAACGATGTTAATATGGTGGAGGATGTCGATCGGTCTTCATCGACAGAGCGCCGGAACAAAGAGCATAAGAAGGTGAAAAAGATCAACAAACAAGGAAAGAAACAATCTCTTCCCGTTGGAGGAGCATTggctgaaataaaaaatactacaagATTGGAGCCGAGTTCGGGTGTTGAACCAATGGACGTGAGTTCGGAGTCAGGAAAGAAAAATGACGACTCGGCTAACTCATCGGGCAACACACCCATGGATTATGAGTTGTCTCCAGAAAAACGGAAGGatcataaaaaaatgaagaaattgctcaaggaaacaaaaattaagaagaaaaaggacaagaaagataagaataaaaataaggagAAAAACCTAGAGAAGGTTGTGAAAACTGAAAAGACAGAAAAAGAGAAGCgcaaagaagagaaaaaagataaggataagctaaaaaaattaaaaaaggataaGAAAAAGTGTAAAGAAGACAAAGAGCGAATTGAAGGAGATGCAACTGTATCAAGTGGTGGCATAGTGAAGTACACATCATCTGGAGGGGACGGCGCTGGTTCTTCGAATGAAGTTTCATCAGTCATCCCGAAAATTACACTGAAATTGGGACAATCAGGTCATTCACCAACATCACTCAAAGCTGGGTCCAAATCGTCTATCATGGGTGGTGGAGGTTTTAATCTTACAGAACGAGAACAATCTCCAGAACTCGCGCGAATATCCCCCCTCGTCACTCGACCACCCAAGCAACACAAGTCAGGAACTGAAGACATGGGCAGCAGCAATGCTGCCAATACCGTTTCTGGAGCAGGCACAGGTCCTTTTCATCACGCACCTTCGCTATCTGCTTCGCTTAATATCCTCAACGATTCGGTAATAGACATCGATAGCAATAGCGGCGGGCCATCCACTTTTATGCTACCAGCGTCGGCGACAATTTTGGGTGGCCTTGGGTTGCCACAAGCCAGTACAAAATCGCCAGCCAACAATAGTGCAATGGGTTCGTCGTTCCACAGTGCTGCTGGTGCTTCAAGTAATCCGCAACATGCGACGTCTTCAAATAAACACACATTGGCCGCATCATTGATTTCAGAAGCCAATCGCCCAACTTCGTATGTCGATACCTCCACCAAGGACGCTGAAGGCAATCGTGTTTGGATATGTCCAGCCTGTGGTAAAGTAGACGATGGATCACCAATGATCGGCTGCGATGGTTGCGATGCATGGTATCACTGGGTGTGTGTTGGAATTTTGGTGGCTCCAGAGGACAACGAGGATTGGTATTGTCGTGTTTGTATCGCTAAGAAAAAAGGTGTGCATGGTGGCGACAAGAAACGCAagcgaaataaaaagaaaaacgcagaGTTTTAG
- the LOC129949662 gene encoding uncharacterized protein LOC129949662: MEKIKTQMYPSQKYILLLLLVLRYPIDKESQEFTKIQSHILDDYKNCPKCFENQSDFCKRVHLDYHFDENLTNNLNILFGVRQNRVLSNNKNSSNKIFAKYLARDFDFSDLNEEVNENEMIRKLSQRFLNESRLDGMQFCPHSEIQRFIQLFAKNYTELNIWMHMNINVQPILLPHLHSLGFPVPETYATCGFTIYQSFDGVPLADLYSSDFITKLKIASNLLKGAFKFSEGFNGFRIYITDLNMDNVVYNQNENKVSFVDLDTVLIVDDHHQKSESKLIHKHEFLECNDCFAFSPTDICASGQSDINIFAVCQLLRENLTRDRTKGFLYPVPEKYNHLESMLSECVDCKEITCKNRYDIALEMISRMEEIIIKNAS, from the coding sequence atggaaaaaataaaaacccaaatgtATCCTAGTCAAAAATACATTCTCCTGTTGCTATTAGTCTTACGCTACCCCATCGACAAGGAAAGCCAAGAATTCACCAAAATTCAATCTCACATTCTCGACGATTACAAAAACTGTCCTAAGTGTTTTGAAAACCAATCAGACTTTTGCAAAAGAGTGCACCTCGACTATCATTTCGACGAAAATCTAACAAATAACCTAAACATACTTTTTGGTGTTCGTCAGAATCGAGttttaagtaataataaaaactcGAGTAACAAAATTTTTGCCAAATATTTGGCCAGAGATTTTGATTTTAGTGATTTAAATGAAGaagttaatgaaaatgaaatgattAGGAAGCTTTCGCAACGGTTTTTAAATGAATCTCGTTTAGATGGTATGCAATTTTGCCCCCATTCCGAAATACAACGGTTTATACAATTATTTGCAAAAAACTACACTGAACTTAACATTTGGATGCACATGAATATCAATGTACAACCAATTCTCTTGCCACACTTACATTCCTTGGGTTTTCCAGTGCCTGAAACTTATGCAACTTGTGGTTTTACAATATATCAATCATTTGATGGAGTTCCTCTGGCAGATCTGTATTCAAGTGATTTCATAACTAAGCTAAAGATAGCATCGAATCTTCTCAAGGGAGCATTCAAATTTTCAGAGGGTTTCAATGGCTTTCGAATCTACATCACCGATTTGAATATGGACAACGTAGTTtataatcaaaatgaaaacaaggtATCGTTCGTGGACCTGGACACTGTACTCATTGTTGATGACCACCATCAGAAATCGGAATCGAAGCTTATTCATAAACATGAGTTTTTAGAATGCAATGATTGTTTTGCGTTTTCACCAACAGACATCTGCGCTAGTGGTCAAAGTGATATTAATATATTTGCAGTTTGTCAATTACTTCGAGAAAATTTAACAAGGGACCGTACGAAAGGATTTCTCTATCCGGTGCCTGAAAAATATAACCATTTGGAAAGTATGCTTAGCGAATGTGTTGATTGTAAGGAAATAACTTGTAAAAATAGATATGATATAGCTCTTGAGATGATAAGTAGAATggaagaaataataattaaaaatgcttcCTGA